CTAGCAcacactctcattggcccctgcACCGATCTCTAGCTCTTATATTTAACAATAAAGTAACCCCCTCTTGGTGGTGAAGGCAGAGCAGAATATTTAACGCAAGATTTAGGAGGAAATGTAGTTGAAACTTGGATCCAAGGTTTcgtacaaattacaaaattaccTCGCATTTGAAATAGATATAAAAATGTGGGAGAAGGTTCTTTGAACAAGCGGCATGGGAAGTGCACCAATGAAATGTGATAAATGGTATCATATATTGGAGGGAAGCAAGGTCATTTCATCTAAACCGTCTACATCAATGGCTCAGTGAATCATTCCTCGAAAAATATAACGTACTATGTTTTTCTTCACAATTACAAAAGTACAATCCATTTTGcaaaaacaacaaactcagccttatcccagctTAGTGGGGTCAATTGCAtgtatccataaaaaaaaattaaaaaaaaaaaaagatgggaagagtAAAGGGCAAGAGGCACAACACAAACACAACACAACAAGTAAGGATAATCACACCTAGATGGGGTTAATATAAAAAGATAGAGGGTTTCATATGATGTGAGTGCAAGTGTGCACCAATAGGGGGAGGGTGATGAATCATCCAATGGGGCATTTATTGACGAGAGAGGGTGTAGGATATGAGAGGTATGCGCAAGAATCTACACACTGGCAATGTGTGCTTCATTTTCCCCATTCAGAAATATGCAAGAGTGTTTCTTGTCCAATAACAAAGGCAACACAGACAGGAAACCACTCAGAACCTCTAGTTGGTTCAATTAATAGGGGATAAGGAGGTCATTTTAGAGGagggatgagagagatagagagagggtGCGGTAATGGAGCCTATGCAAATCATTTATCTTcactagtgatgaagaagaatatTTTCTCCATTCCTATCAATACTATCAAATTGCAATATGAAGTATGAAGAGATAATTTCAACTATGTCTATGGTCCATGGAAGGTGGGAGTATCATTACGACCCAAGAGTCTAATCACATGATCATATCATTGGTGGAACACATGGTTACATAATTGATGGAAAACTGGTGAAGAAAAATTTCTGCCTagcaagaaaaataatttattttcatcACCATACGTAGGAAGATTTCTCTACACTACCCAAATATTTGTCACATGGTAGCTCCATGGCATTTTAATTTAGGGACAAAGTTTTTTGTCCTTAAGAGACCCTTGCGTTATAGAAATAGGGGCATGTAATGACCATCATGCCCTTGCCTAAGGATGCACTATAGCCTATCGTGGACAGAAAACACTTGTCCTATCATTTTATATAAAAGATCATATTTTGTTTGGGAAAATTGTCAATCCAATTAATTTCCAAGCCAAGAGATATAAAGGTATTAGAATAGATAGAGAATTCaattttagagttttaggataAGTTTGTTCAAGCATTGAAAGTACAAAGGTAAACTCCCCACTAATGGGGCCATATGGTAGGTAGtaattaagggcccgtttgtttaGGGGGGGGCTTTGATGGGGTGGGAGAGTTGTATTTATTTTCCCAAAAGCATGGTAAAATCATGTATTTGGATATAATGGGGTGAGAAATATTCTAAACAACATTGGGAGATGAAATTTCCTGTCTGCTGATGTGGCTTTCACCACATCTACTTCCAAAGTCCTGccaaattggtgggactttgtggGGGTGGGAAGTCATTACAATTAATggctctctttcttcattcctCTGTTCTCTTTCTCCCACAACTATGTGCTAATCAAACAAAGTTAGGGTAAAAAAGTCCAACTTTTCTCCAATTTACTTTTTCTATCTTTAATTTTACCAATATGTAGAACCTAGTAATCAGACATTCTTACGCCAAACTCCTCTCTAAACAGATGGGCCTAAGGGAGGCTTCCAACCATAGGCTTATTTAACCATAGGATCCTTCCCCATGGTTCGAAAGGCTATTCTTTCTTTCATGGTTCAAAAGTTTGAATTATATTGAAAAGTTGCTGCAAATGGGCTGTGGAAGGAGCATTTGCAAGaattaaaatcatgaaaaaaaaataaaaaaatcagcgATTTACACCTCTTTATAAAACCACcactattatttattttgattcgtcCAATGAAAACTAAGAATTGTGAAAATAGACAAGATGGCCGGGACCGACAAGTGGCATATTGGGAATGGGATGGGATGGATGATTCATTGGATCAAAGAGAAAAGCAGTTCACACTTGCCAATGACACTTTCCAACCTCAAGCTTTTAATGGAAAAAGACCAAACTATTGCCTAACATCTACTTAAAAAAGGATTTAATGTAACCAACTCTATTTAATTGAGATAAGACTAAAGTTGAACTGagttgatttttgattttattATATACTAAAATGATAAGTCATATCCTCCCCACCCGATTTTATCTTATTCTCTGTCGTCTTCTTTATGTATTCATTTTCTTGAATATGACATTAATAATATGCAGAACAGTTGAAAAGAGATTAAAGGTGTTGAAGTTGGTtttagaacacttgtttttattAGTAATAATGTTTTGTATAGATGAGGTTATGTTGTTGATCGTgtgtatttatttttggatagaGGGATCACTATGATGTTAGAGTGTAGTTTGGTGGAGGTAAGAAATCGAGTCATCCAGTAGGTCTCGGAATTTTAATGAGGAGATTCTAGGCATGCCCTCCCATATCTCAATTGTCTCGACTAATCGTCAGGGAGACTAGTGTTGGAACTCACCgtcacggtctccacttaaatcgtagatatacagatggagaatcgaacctaaAACCGtgtgcctatccacacaatccctaatTCATCTTAACCATCTGAGCAACCCACTGATGGATTAACCCCCACTCTGTCTTTTTCTCTTTAACATGGGTTTGGCTTTTCATTGGTAAGGAATGATTTCTTATGCTGCCAACGTGGGAGGAATCTCTTACGGCACACCGATGATAACACGCCAACTAATCGTCAGTTAAGGAGCCCACACAGAttcgagaggagagagaatgaattAACAAACCTTGTGAGAGAATACAAGTTAAGAGAACAGAGTGAGAATCTTTCTCCCTTCATTTAAATATGCATAGATGGTGATGGACTTTGGTGCATCTCTTTGTTGCTATCTTGTTCTTTTCAgcattaaaaaaggaaaaaaaatcatccaccAGTTTTTATTAAGTTTTTACTAGTATTATAATAATTTAGAATCTATGATCTATGAGTTACCAATATTATAAACTAGCAAGTGCACAGTTCAAGCACTGCTTCATGTCTGCTATATCAGATAAGATTATTATAACTTATAATGACGTGGGAGAGAAGTGGAGAAGTCTAGGGTGGGATAGTTGGCAAGGGTGGCTGTTCTTGGAGCAAGTGCTGAAGGTGCCATCTCAATGTTGTTAAGTTTGTTTCAAATTGATTCATTCTGATATATTTTACTAGTGATctgaatggaaagttttctgagatctatgatggaagcagagggattGAACTGATCTCATATGTAGGTGCGGGGGCATCGACCacaacccgatgggtcgaccctcAACTTGAAGTATATAAtatactattgtcttgttgagccAATCATTGtatttttgggggttttttgagATAGGGTTTCAGGACGAGTTTTGTTTTCTCgtcgctgcttgggtgtaatctctcttctgcataatgaaacattttcttcttcgcccgaggacgtaacaCACCACACCAGAGCATGAATCtcattaaatctttgtgttgtgcaaatctattgtctctttattttagtatttttcttagtGTTTGCCCTAACATATACTGTACACAATCCTGTCATGAATTaggaaacaaacaaaataactAACTTGGATGGTAAACACTTTGTGTATACTGATATTTTGCAAAAACTAATGACAATTGGACTAATTTATTTGAATTGTTTTAGGATTTAATTGGGCTACATGACCCAAAATTATAAGTGTTAATGTCAAACTTGTAGCTACCATGATCAAATAGAACAATAATTATGACGCAAAAGTTGCTTTAGAGGGCTGAACTAATAAATATATTGGATAGGATTCCTGAATCAATGAAATATCTTCCCATATATTGGCAGTTATCTTTCAATTCTTTTAATTGTTCATGCATGTTCACACCTTGGACAACTCTTCTTAAGCTGAAACTGAACATATAGGGTGGGATCTTGAGGTCTATCCATATACAAAATTTGAACCCGAAGAAACTTGGACCGTCCTTAGTAACTTAGCTCAATTATTTTTAGGACatgaataatttttaaaaaatatattttgaaaaacTATTTCTTCATATGCATTTTGATTTTCATATGAATAGGCCATATATTTTCACTTAGAAGAGTGAGATGACAATTATGGCTATTAGATATCTAGGACACAATTACAATGATTGAACATATAATAAATTATAGACTGAAGATTATATATCCTCTCTTACATATCCATGCGGGCCATATATTTTATTCTCCCTCATCCACCCTCTTAGGAACCTTTTTCGGAACAATGGTATTGACTCCTCACATAAACATCCACATGACTCCGCAACAATATCAACACTTTTTGCATCCCCAAAGAACTTGGGGCATGAAAATCATCTTTATCCCTCCCCTCCTCCTTGTATATTAATAGGGAAATTTTTATTATAACCAAAGTGGTGAATTAAGAAGTTGTAACAACTACTGATTAAAAAACACAAATCAAaaaaatcccacctaaatgATTCAGCTACTGGTTGGTTCTCTTTCAATAAGTTCCTCTAAACCACTTTCAAAATTTACCTAAATGGGATCAGCTACTGGTTGGTtttctttcaataaaatttcctCTTGGAGATGAGATGATAAATCACTTTTACGTTACTACCATCATTACAAGGGTGTGGCTCAAAGGATGATGATGGACTAGGTGGCCAATGATAAACGCAGCATTACTTGGTAGTGACTAGTGATGCTAACAACCAACAAAACGAAATGAGACCAAAGAATATAGGACCCAAGAAGACTGATAAGTATTGAGAACAGAGAAGAATAGATAGAGGAAATCTTCCACAAAGTGGTGTACCCTAAAGAATTAAGAGGGCTAGTCTGTGTATTTGAGTGTGAAAATGCCACCGCATTGGTGCAGTGAACATCGAGTGGCTGGGCCCCCTTGGGACACATGCCTAGAAGCTCTCAGCTGTCCTAGCTCTCGCCCTTAACACTCACTGCAAAGGATGAGGACTCCCCTTGCATCCCATTCTCTCTGACCTACACTCTTTCTGCTCTTCCTCAATCTGATCAGCTTCTTTCAACCCCATTGTCTTCTTTACATCAGTATATTATTTCATGTTCTACCACCAAACAATCAAAGTTTAGCTTGTGATTATTCGATCAACAGATGGGTTTGGGATGAGGGTCATCGTCCCCAATCGCTCACCGAATGATGCCCATTCGTTGATCCTGGATTCTGATACTATGAGAATGAATGGACAAATGTCCATCTGAAATGGCTACGGCAATCCAACGGTTGTTATCTTCCAAGGAAGGAATTCTTGTTCTACTTCCCCCTTTTATTCTCTCTCCAAGCCCAGCCAAAACTTATCAGATTGGCTGCACCCATGGAACAAACATATGAGcaacccaaaaaaatttcaGTTGGAGGGGAACTTTGGATTCTCTAAAAATCATCTCTTACATTAATCGAATCATGTCACCAATATTTAACTCACTACTCCAGTACTGGTTCATCGCCAGGGAACCCCATAACCTCAAACTAATACTGATCAGCTAAGAACAAACATGAGTCGGGCATTTTTTCTATACCCTTTGATCATCATCCATCTTAAATTAGCTATCAGAACGTTCATCATCTGCTGTCACTTTTGAACTGGAACACATCACCCCATAAGCAATGTACCCATGAGTTCTAGACATCAAAGACACACCAGGGGTGAAAGCAAGGTTCCCAAGGACTGACACCTCAAAGTACTGCATGGACTCACTGAACCCTTTCGCATATACTGTCAAGACTAGCACACCATGGGAATCGTCTTTGATTACAAGGCATgcaattgttaaaaaaaatgtcTTGTATGATAAAGATGTGCCAAGAAGTGAACTTCACATAACTTACCATTGTAACTGAGATCAAAATTCCTTGGCCTGGTTCTCAACTGAACTAACATTGGGTAGGCATCTGAAGTAGTTTGGTTGGGATGGCAAACATGAGTCGCTTTCGGTTGACTGCCAGTTAGGGTCCTTAATCATCATCGGATGGTTCAATTACATTCCCAAGCTAGAACAAGATGATCACTCTCCCCTCTTTCAGTTGCTCTTACATCTTCCTTCAATGCAGTCCagtgagagaaaaaagaaatagcTGGTTTGGATGGCGAGTAGAGTGCAGGTCATATTCGTCTCCTCTGAAACATCATCTTAGCCCTTTAAACCATATCTGTCTTTTCGCTTCTCAAGGTATCTTTGCAAGGATGCTTTTCTACTTGTTGGACCTTCTacattaaataagaaaatcatCAATACATTATGGTGCATAGAttaaaaaacatcaaagtcTAACAAATATTACATTAAACATAGCTAGAAAAAGGTGAATGCACAGTACGATCAAGTTCAAGTGTTCAACAGCTTGTGATATTGTTAATACTTGAGTGCAGGGGCTAGGATACAATAtacatttaattattaattaatgtaCAAACTTTAACcatattaaaaattttaaatcattCATAATTGGTTGATGTGCAGCACTAGTATAAGGTCACAGGATTCAATCTTCTCCCAAGTCAGGAAGAGGAAAATGTCTAGATTTAATCCAAACTGTACACACAGAAATTAAGAACTGATGCATTCAATGTCAGACTTCCACTGTCAGAGCTGCCTCCATTGCGTCTTGGCTTTTGATAGCAATAATACTTCAGAGTTCCAATAGATTGATATAATGATATGCATTGGTGCATTATGAATTAATTTCCCAAAGATTATGGACATCCCAGAAAACTCTTTCTTAGTTAGGCTGTCACAAGACTCCCAGAAACTAGTGCTATGACTTTAAACTAAAACGCTACCTTAAAAATGTGACTCCACATCAACCACTCTCTAAGATGGTGATGTTACTGGGCAGTTAGCACTGCTAGCTCAAGTAATTTTTGGACAAGTGATGATCAGAAGTAGATGCACTAACCAGGTTCAACTTCATGAGGCATGCTCCTTTCTTCCCTGTACTGCATAGTATTTTCTGTGACTTTTGCTGTAAAGGTGAAGTAAAACAGAAGGTTATTAGGAATAGAGTCCATCAAGCCATTAAACATCAGATTAAAATGGTCTTGGGATATCAACATTGTGTTCTGCAACTACACTGTTTGAACTGTCTTGACATTAGCAACCAGGATGGGCATTGCTCATTTTTCAATCCTTCCAATGAACCTAAAGGTGTCAGCAGCTCCCACTGGTGAGGCTTAAGGGTTGTCATCCTCAGGCATGGGATGAGATTGAATCCCACCTCCAACCCCAACCAGAcacaaccaccccccccccaNNNNNNNNNNNNNNNNNNNNCCcccccccagaaaaaaaaaaaaatcctgatcattttattaaattttgagAGAATAAGAGATAGGGTTCCTTCAGAAGATGTACCTGTTTGCAAAGTTGGGGAACTTGCAGCTGGAAAGCTGAATCCCGGTCTGTCAGGTGCTGCCTGTAAATGGGACGGAAAGAGGCGAACTGCTCTATTTACACCAGATGGAGTGTCCTGGGGCAAGTAGGTGGGGCTGCCTGCAAGTTGCATGATCGCTTTTGCCTGCAAATTGATCAATTGGCACATTGGAAGCCCAATATGCTATGCCCAGGGTGTTGATGAAAGAGCACGCAACATTACCTTAGTTGCCGGTACACCATCATAAACATTCACCTTCCCATGGTAGAAAATAGTCATCTGACCCACTGTTTCGTTTGTTGTTCTTGTGATTCTGTACCATTTTAGAGGAATGATGGTGAGAATTCAATTACCAGAAAGTTTAAGGGATCTGTTATCTCTGCCATGGAAGTAATGTCAACAGTCTAATAAGAACAATAACATTCACGAGACACAAGAATCTGTTGATCTGGATCACCTAGGTGTAAAATCACATTGATAATTAAGTaataaaaaattgggaaaaggttgggtatgctgccgatatcaagtatgctagcacccattgtgtctatctctctcttccctttttctgaaatgaccctcatatccttcctgaatgatactccatcatgtgttcctattggtgctatccgctagcatacttgatattggcggcatacctatccctctccctaaacAATTTTAAGCAAGAACCAAGATACAAACAATAAATGGTAGTATGTAAAAGTTTAGAACCATGGATTGGAACTAACTCCAGACAATGTGCTACCTTATAAATTAAGAGATGATATAGAATTGGTTCTCTGAAAATATATATTGTAAAATCCTAGACGACTGGGTAAGTAGACTTCAAGGCAAAACTTTCTTCAATTAATTTGTTTTGTGTAAATGGGCAAACCCACCCCCCCNNNNNNNNNNNNNNNNNNNNcccccccaaaaaaaaaaaaaaaagggtttgatATCTGGAGCAAGCTCTATATACCCTGCATCTGCAATTTTTCGGCAGATAGTTTTTGAGTTACAAGAAGATGAAGCCCTCTGGTTTTCCCTTTCTTCGTCAGTTTCCACCCCTCTCTTGACATGGGATAAAAGAACCTACAATCATAGAATCCTTGGAAAGACCAGGTAAAACCTTCAGTGTTACTGAACATCAGCTGCAGTGATTAAACAAATTTTGAGAGCCATAAACGTTAAATCATCTGGAGCATGACTCCAGATAACAAAAAGCACAGCAAACAAAAGCAGGTCAAAACCTTCATCTGATTATTCTTGTTGATGAAATCTCAGGTTAGCTATTAATTCAACCGAAGTTCTACACTTCTATACAGTGTGACTCAATTTTTAAGGATGCAAACTCATTCATTATTCATTATGGGTAGTCCAAAAGAGATATTCAACATAATAAACACATGAAGCATGAAGTATAAAAGATGTAGTATCGCAAGCTTGTGAAATGCCAATATGAATTTTAAGTTAGCTCTACAAAAGAATTTTCAACTAACACAAACTGAACAAGCTATTCTATCACGTAAAACACCCTTCATAAAATAGGATGGTTAAACTTGTTATCTCTGTGGACTCTGTGGACAAGAATACAAACTCGGGATCTAACAACTGCCTAGTGCAGTTAGTGACATTTGGGTGTGCAAAGCCCAAACTTGTTATCCTGGCTGTTGCTTTCCCCCTCTCCCCTTCTACAGTGTACCCATCTTAAAANNNNNNNNNNNNNNNNNNNNNNNaaaaaaaaaaaaaaaaaaaaaaaggaatctagAACATGACAAATTCAaagatttttcatttaatttttgaaGTAACTTTTACTTTCCCACTCCCCAGGTCTATAGTGTACCATCTAAAATAAAACTTGGAATCTAGAACAATGACAAATTCtaagattttccttttaatttttgaaataaatgaTGCATGGGCAACGACCTGGTTCATGTCCTCCCGAAGAGTCCCGATAGGGGTGGATTGCAGACAGTCCCAACTTTTAGCAGAGACTGAACTCTCTCGGACTCTAATATGCGTTCTCACACTGGCTTCCCAAAGTTGGGTACAGAACTACAGATTATTTCGTTTTATGCTACTTCTAGGGCAGAGAACTTGTTCTAATTAAAAGAACAATGAGGCATGTGGTGTGCTTCTCAAATTTATTTCATGTGGTTTCTTCACCATCACAAGTTCTATGTAGGATTCAACCTCCTATTAAAAACAGCTTACTTTCTCCCAGAATAGGTTCAGCTGAACAAATATTTAAAGACAACCTTTCCTCGAAAAACCAAAGATTAGGACCTTAGAACCATCAAATCATGAACTTGTAAATATTTAATCGTTTCCATATGCCTAAATGTCACCTCCATAACTAGAATGTCcagaattatatataaaaaaaaaaggcatacccAGAATCCTGTATGcaaaaaataatctaaaattTGAGATTTTCAGTCTACTCAACTGTACCACATATCCTGCCAAAAGTTAGGTTGCCTAGCTCTAATTGCAAGAAAAAATGCTACTCCAAAATTCCAAATTACGGTTTTGATGACCTCACTCATGATCGTGTTCTATTTCAATAAATTTATGGGGCTGAATACATCGAGGAGTAAATGGAACCACTGGAATATAAGGGAAAATTGCAATTACATGGCCCAATTTAGGAAGGGTTTCCTAAACAGCCCACCATTTTAAGCAATTTTAGCTGTTGGAAAGGGAGGAAATGGTCTAAGCcccatgtcaaattttagacccCAGTTCATTCAAATATTCTCATGCATTAGCATACATCCCCATGTACATCTGTCCACGTGCATGGTACTCCAACCAACATTATGAACTCTCCCATTGTCCTGGATATTCAAATCTctattttgccacatggcaaactCCACTTGGGCCGAAACTTGACACGAGCAGGGGACCTATGGGTCCACCGATCCACAAAATTGGAGCCCCATCCAATCTGCCATGTGACAAATATTAAGGTTATTTAGGTTAGGCTTCCTAAGTGGACTGTTTAGGAAACCTTTACCCTATTTGTAAATATTAATGGCCCCATTCTTTTCTCATGTCATTAAGCCATTAAGAGACAAATGCCATACTTTAATTTGTATACCAAAGTTTATCTATAAGCAGCATTTGACATCaagacacattttttttttttttttttaatagatccTCTACTGGATGctaattttttctatttaagaGATTCAATTAAGATAGAAAGGAACTTCCAGCTTACATGTTTTCCGCACCTTGTACCACTTGGAGATTCTTTCATGCTTACAATTTAATGCACATCAAAGTCGAGAAATCTTCTTAAGCTACACTTTCTCTAAATCTGATACCATTTGAATGCAATGTGAAATGGATTGAATGTTAGTCCATTTAAAAGTAATCCAATAAAATATGGTGATTTTTACATCAATAAAGGATGTAAAAATTATAGTTTCTTAAACAATATTCCCTATAAGAATAGGCCCTAAAGATGCATGGTCCATGATTTGTTAAGATTTAATAGCACGGCATAGCCATGTTCTCCCTATAGAATTAAGATACTTTCATTCTATTGTAGCACATCTTTGTTGCTGCACTAAATGA
This Macadamia integrifolia cultivar HAES 741 chromosome 10, SCU_Mint_v3, whole genome shotgun sequence DNA region includes the following protein-coding sequences:
- the LOC122091788 gene encoding protein TIFY 4B-like isoform X1, with the protein product MRRPSWNKSQAIQQVISLKSLLEIRSDSGAGIRQTVVSSQPENPPHQIPHVPAVEEHAVEEHVSYRRKDPPKSSFSGDVSARLPSTHNNKAIPPTPTRITRTTNETVGQMTIFYHGKVNVYDGVPATKAKAIMQLAGSPTYLPQDTPSGVNRAVRLFPSHLQAAPDRPGFSFPAASSPTLQTAKVTENTMQYREERSMPHEVEPEGPTSRKASLQRYLEKRKDRYGLKG
- the LOC122091788 gene encoding protein TIFY 4B-like isoform X2, which encodes MRRPSWNKSQAIQQVISLKSLLEIRSDSGAGIRQTVVSSQPENPPHQIPHVPAVEEHAVEEHVSYRRKDPPKSSFSGDVSARLPSTHNNKAIPPTPTRITRTTNETVGQMTIFYHGKVNVYDGVPATKAKAIMQLAGSPTYLPQDTPSGVNRAVRLFPSHLQAAPDRPGFSFPAASSPTLQTAKVTENTMQYREERSMPHEVEPGPTSRKASLQRYLEKRKDRYGLKG